A genomic window from Slackia heliotrinireducens DSM 20476 includes:
- a CDS encoding DNA-3-methyladenine glycosylase I: MGMRCPWGDSDDLMRDYHDNRWGKPVHDDRELFAMLALEGQQAGLSWSLILKREAAYRAAFDGFDPQVIAAYDDARIEELLACDGLIHNRRKMLSVRTNAQAFLRVQQEFGSFDVYIWGFADGCTIDHRLARQDDMPAFDDLSKRVSRDMKKRGFTFVGPTIVYSYLQAIGVINDHILECPYR; this comes from the coding sequence ATGGGTATGCGGTGCCCCTGGGGCGATTCGGACGACCTGATGCGGGATTACCACGACAACCGATGGGGCAAGCCCGTCCACGACGACCGCGAGCTGTTTGCCATGCTTGCGCTCGAAGGCCAGCAGGCGGGTCTTTCCTGGTCGCTTATCCTGAAGCGCGAAGCGGCCTACCGCGCGGCCTTCGACGGTTTCGACCCGCAGGTCATCGCGGCATATGACGATGCGCGCATCGAAGAGCTGCTCGCCTGCGACGGACTCATCCACAACCGCCGCAAGATGCTGTCGGTGCGGACGAATGCCCAGGCGTTTCTACGGGTTCAGCAGGAGTTCGGCAGCTTCGACGTCTATATATGGGGCTTTGCCGACGGATGCACCATCGACCACAGGCTGGCCCGGCAAGACGACATGCCCGCTTTCGACGACCTGTCGAAGCGCGTGAGCCGCGACATGAAGAAGCGGGGCTTCACTTTCGTCGGCCCCACCATCGTCTATTCGTATCTGCAGGCCATCGGCGTGATCAACGACCACATTCTGGAGTGCCCGTACCGCTAA
- a CDS encoding acyl-[acyl-carrier-protein] thioesterase, with protein MAFVITSLPQFRDAEADGRIATRGYMNWFQDAATGHFHQFGKGNDVIIDAYGLGWLATRYNLVIESRADFSGPVESKVWIESQKSPVRLVQYLIITQGGELRAKGAMEMCIANVAEGKVARLSEIDFPTNLAEHLGIETPRLQRIRFTAEGADHAYTYHVRYSDIDNNLHMNNLHYVDLALNAFNTEFHMAHPTRSFEIEYIAQCHEGDAVEVFKREAEPGVWEVTGMNGDELCTRVRLTVD; from the coding sequence ATGGCTTTCGTGATTACATCGCTTCCGCAGTTCCGCGACGCCGAGGCTGACGGCCGCATCGCCACCCGCGGCTACATGAACTGGTTCCAAGACGCCGCAACCGGGCACTTCCATCAATTCGGAAAGGGCAACGACGTCATTATCGACGCTTACGGCTTGGGCTGGCTGGCAACTCGTTACAACCTGGTGATTGAAAGCCGAGCCGATTTCTCGGGACCGGTGGAAAGCAAGGTGTGGATCGAATCGCAGAAATCCCCTGTACGCCTGGTGCAGTATCTCATCATCACCCAGGGCGGCGAACTGCGCGCGAAGGGCGCCATGGAGATGTGCATCGCGAATGTGGCCGAGGGCAAGGTCGCGCGGCTGTCCGAAATCGACTTCCCCACCAATCTGGCCGAACATCTGGGCATCGAAACGCCCCGCCTGCAGCGCATCAGGTTCACGGCGGAAGGCGCCGACCACGCCTACACCTACCACGTGCGGTATTCCGACATCGACAACAACCTGCACATGAACAACCTGCATTACGTTGACCTGGCCCTGAACGCCTTCAATACGGAATTTCACATGGCGCACCCCACCCGAAGCTTCGAGATCGAATACATCGCGCAGTGCCACGAGGGCGACGCCGTGGAGGTGTTCAAACGCGAAGCCGAACCCGGAGTGTGGGAAGTTACCGGTATGAACGGCGACGAGCTGTGCACGCGTGTCCGCCTGACGGTGGATTAG
- a CDS encoding glycoside hydrolase family 25 protein has translation MAEHQGRHARVESTRGSSGRTTSAGSSRPQPQRLSQSQRSVRSTQVGGSQQPRSGSSRMGSDSTSRYAREPQRSPQRSHSRYAESQRRADRARAGARKRKGPTRRSGRASAWALRIAAVVLLLVVFAVGGGIAGFLASDQGASGEHRFTESLGEGVDAQIEPIYDWGNLRMTEDGRRVYEMNGEVVSRQGIDVSAHQEHIDWSAVVDDGIDFAMIRLGYRSVDEGNVALDDYYAYNLEQAQASGLDVGVYFFSAAVTVEEAVEEAQFCIENLQAQDAHLQYPVVFDLEMSYGGRVEGLTRDELTAIAQAFCTTVEEAGYQAMVYGNASDMLCFNLGDLSAYPRWHAEYTPSPAYAYYDFVMWQYTDSGQVAGIVGNVDLDLDLSAARPEGR, from the coding sequence ATGGCAGAACATCAGGGCAGGCATGCGAGGGTCGAATCCACTCGCGGCTCCAGCGGACGCACGACGTCTGCCGGCTCGTCGCGCCCCCAGCCTCAGAGGCTCTCGCAATCCCAACGCTCCGTCCGCTCGACGCAGGTCGGCGGGTCACAACAGCCGCGTTCGGGTTCGTCGAGGATGGGGTCTGATTCGACATCGCGGTATGCGCGCGAACCCCAGCGCTCGCCGCAACGGTCCCACAGCCGGTATGCCGAAAGCCAGAGGCGGGCCGACCGTGCGCGTGCTGGAGCCCGTAAGCGCAAGGGCCCGACCAGGCGGTCGGGCAGGGCATCTGCCTGGGCATTGCGCATTGCAGCAGTTGTCCTGCTGTTGGTCGTGTTCGCAGTGGGCGGCGGCATTGCCGGTTTTCTGGCCAGCGACCAGGGTGCGTCGGGCGAGCATCGGTTTACGGAAAGCCTGGGTGAAGGCGTCGATGCGCAGATCGAACCCATTTACGATTGGGGCAATCTGCGCATGACGGAAGACGGCCGTCGCGTCTACGAGATGAACGGCGAAGTGGTTTCCCGCCAGGGCATCGACGTTTCCGCACATCAGGAGCATATCGACTGGAGCGCGGTGGTGGACGACGGTATCGATTTCGCCATGATTCGCTTAGGCTACCGCTCGGTGGACGAAGGCAACGTGGCTCTGGACGACTACTATGCGTACAACCTCGAACAGGCCCAGGCCAGCGGATTGGACGTAGGCGTGTATTTCTTCTCGGCGGCCGTAACGGTGGAAGAAGCCGTCGAAGAGGCCCAGTTCTGCATTGAGAACCTGCAGGCCCAGGACGCCCATCTGCAGTATCCCGTGGTTTTCGACCTGGAAATGAGCTACGGCGGACGGGTTGAGGGCCTGACCCGCGACGAGCTGACCGCCATCGCACAGGCTTTCTGCACGACGGTGGAGGAGGCCGGCTATCAGGCTATGGTGTACGGTAACGCATCCGACATGCTCTGCTTCAATCTGGGCGACTTGTCGGCCTACCCACGCTGGCATGCGGAATACACGCCATCGCCGGCCTACGCCTACTATGATTTCGTAATGTGGCAGTACACCGATTCGGGCCAGGTGGCAGGCATCGTCGGCAATGTCGATCTGGACCTGGACCTGAGCGCGGCACGACCGGAAGGGCGATAG
- a CDS encoding polysaccharide pyruvyl transferase family protein: protein MDRILALIVRFCAFLGRFTNRVSYRPLDSHGADDPLKILLVGYNGARNTGSDVRVASLITQLNDEFGSDRIRMSLMSLDPSSTEPYLAPNVDAIPFDTMFFLPLLKACSTHEVIILCEGSMLKSKFANGLTLFMCEAAGIAKAQHKPCIAYGGEAGDMDAFVSNTARKLCTDAKFIARTEGSREAMRQLGFEAELGTDTAWTFDGAHASEKARDLLVSQGWNGTQPLLGIAVINPFCWPAKPSLGRLAKSALTGTWEQHYQKWYFFSWSEERARAFETYLQKMAQAVEDACAKYGFFPVIIGMEKLDLEACTRLGAMTERPHASILSNNQDGYVISEVIGMLSRLATSRYHAAVLAIKQGICPIGVSMDERLQNLFEDAGISKTLLLSVNDPALETSMAKALDEVSNLSQEKHAELSRYVDDRRALCRRMAVDTKRYLAEFSPLAHDLHLKEA from the coding sequence ATGGACCGTATTCTGGCTTTGATTGTCCGCTTTTGCGCGTTCCTCGGTCGGTTCACAAACCGCGTCTCATATCGGCCCCTCGACTCGCACGGCGCAGACGACCCGCTGAAAATCCTGCTCGTAGGGTACAACGGGGCCCGCAACACCGGATCCGACGTCCGTGTCGCGTCGCTCATTACCCAGCTCAACGACGAATTCGGCAGCGACCGCATACGCATGTCCCTCATGTCGCTGGACCCGTCCAGCACCGAACCCTACCTCGCGCCCAACGTGGACGCCATCCCCTTTGACACCATGTTCTTCCTCCCGCTGCTGAAAGCCTGCAGCACCCACGAAGTCATCATCTTGTGCGAAGGATCCATGCTCAAAAGCAAGTTTGCCAACGGCCTAACCCTGTTCATGTGCGAGGCGGCCGGCATCGCAAAAGCCCAGCACAAGCCCTGCATCGCCTATGGAGGCGAAGCAGGCGACATGGATGCCTTCGTCAGCAACACCGCCCGCAAGCTCTGCACCGACGCCAAGTTCATCGCCCGCACCGAAGGTTCCCGCGAAGCCATGCGGCAGCTGGGGTTCGAAGCCGAGCTGGGCACGGACACCGCATGGACCTTCGACGGTGCCCACGCCTCCGAAAAGGCCCGTGACCTGCTTGTATCCCAGGGTTGGAACGGCACCCAGCCCCTGCTGGGGATCGCGGTCATCAACCCCTTCTGCTGGCCGGCCAAGCCTTCGCTGGGCAGACTCGCTAAATCGGCCCTGACAGGCACCTGGGAGCAGCACTACCAGAAATGGTATTTCTTCAGCTGGTCGGAAGAGCGCGCCCGCGCCTTCGAAACGTATTTGCAGAAAATGGCCCAGGCCGTCGAAGACGCCTGTGCGAAATACGGGTTCTTCCCCGTCATCATCGGCATGGAAAAGCTCGACCTGGAGGCCTGCACCAGGCTCGGCGCCATGACCGAACGCCCCCATGCCAGCATCTTGTCCAATAACCAGGACGGCTACGTCATCTCCGAGGTCATCGGAATGCTGAGCCGGCTGGCCACCTCGCGTTACCACGCGGCTGTGCTGGCCATCAAGCAGGGCATATGCCCGATCGGCGTGTCCATGGATGAGCGTCTGCAGAACCTGTTCGAGGATGCAGGAATCAGCAAAACCCTGCTCCTGAGCGTAAACGACCCAGCCCTGGAGACGTCCATGGCGAAAGCCCTGGACGAGGTTTCGAACCTGAGCCAGGAGAAGCATGCGGAACTGAGCCGCTATGTCGACGACCGCCGTGCGTTGTGCCGTCGCATGGCCGTTGACACCAAACGCTATCTTGCGGAGTTCAGCCCGCTTGCCCACGACCTGCACCTGAAGGAGGCCTAG
- a CDS encoding ADP-ribosylglycohydrolase family protein gives MNNVANCLYGAMIGDIAGSRFEWNATKHKTGYALFDSECCYTDDTAMTIAIARALMASGRDAERFESLAVQELRDVGRRFPHAGYGGSFRRWLKNPNPEPYNSWGNGSAMRVSSCGYAARTLDEALQLAEASARVTHNHPEGIKGAQATAAAIYLARTGADKDSIRDYVETTFEYDLHRTLNDIRPGYAFDVSCQGSVPESIICFLESDSYEDTLRNAISLGGDSDTMAAIGGSIAWAFYLGGKDLAEEPEADLASQADLFLPQEFIQTARQFDEFCLA, from the coding sequence ATGAACAACGTGGCCAATTGCCTGTACGGAGCCATGATCGGAGACATCGCCGGATCTCGTTTCGAATGGAACGCGACTAAACACAAAACGGGGTACGCCCTGTTCGACAGCGAATGCTGCTACACCGACGACACCGCCATGACCATCGCCATCGCGCGGGCGCTTATGGCCTCGGGCCGCGATGCGGAGCGTTTCGAATCCCTTGCCGTGCAGGAGCTTCGGGATGTGGGCCGAAGGTTCCCCCATGCCGGCTACGGCGGATCGTTCAGGCGTTGGCTCAAAAACCCGAATCCCGAACCCTACAACAGCTGGGGCAACGGTTCGGCCATGCGCGTTTCGAGCTGCGGATATGCCGCGCGCACGCTGGACGAGGCCCTTCAGCTGGCCGAAGCATCCGCCCGCGTCACCCACAACCACCCCGAAGGCATCAAGGGCGCGCAGGCTACGGCCGCGGCCATCTATTTGGCCCGCACCGGCGCCGACAAGGACTCCATCAGGGACTACGTTGAAACCACGTTCGAATACGACCTGCACCGCACACTGAACGACATCCGTCCCGGCTACGCCTTCGACGTGTCCTGCCAAGGCTCGGTGCCCGAATCCATCATCTGCTTTTTGGAGTCTGACAGCTACGAGGACACTCTGCGCAACGCCATCTCCCTTGGAGGCGACAGCGACACCATGGCGGCTATCGGAGGCAGCATCGCCTGGGCGTTCTACCTGGGCGGAAAGGACCTGGCGGAAGAGCCGGAAGCCGACCTTGCCAGCCAGGCCGACCTGTTCCTTCCCCAAGAGTTCATCCAAACCGCCCGGCAATTCGACGAGTTCTGCCTGGCATAG
- a CDS encoding tRNA threonylcarbamoyladenosine dehydratase, protein MALNRFSRTELIMGAPALERLSASRVAVFGVGGVGGYVVEALVRGGVGALDLIDNDTVCLTNINRQIIATDETLGRLKVDVAAERIRTINPDCRVTTHTCFYLPETADRFDFTQYDYVVDAVDTITAKLQLITEAFNTQTPIISSMGTANKMDPTAFQVADISKTSVCPLAKIIRKELRKRGIKHTKVVYSTEQALTPLPLPEDTDLPLDPSDIDSRTGRRKITPGSNSFVPPVAGFIIASEVIKDLTDGLRLDQAGV, encoded by the coding sequence ATGGCACTCAACCGCTTTTCCCGCACCGAGCTCATCATGGGCGCCCCCGCCCTGGAACGCCTGTCCGCAAGCCGCGTCGCCGTGTTCGGCGTGGGCGGCGTGGGCGGTTACGTGGTAGAGGCCCTGGTTCGTGGCGGCGTGGGCGCGTTGGACCTGATCGACAACGACACCGTGTGCCTGACTAACATCAACCGCCAGATCATAGCCACCGACGAAACGCTGGGGCGCCTTAAGGTGGACGTGGCCGCCGAGCGCATCCGCACCATCAACCCCGATTGCCGCGTGACCACCCACACCTGCTTCTATCTTCCCGAAACCGCGGACCGCTTCGATTTCACGCAGTACGACTACGTGGTGGACGCCGTGGACACGATTACCGCGAAGCTCCAGCTCATCACCGAGGCCTTCAACACGCAGACACCTATCATCTCCAGCATGGGCACCGCCAACAAAATGGACCCTACTGCGTTTCAGGTGGCCGATATCTCCAAAACCAGCGTGTGCCCCCTGGCGAAGATCATCCGCAAGGAGCTGCGCAAACGCGGCATCAAACACACCAAGGTGGTCTATTCCACCGAGCAGGCCCTCACGCCGCTGCCCCTTCCCGAAGATACCGACCTGCCGCTGGACCCCTCCGACATCGACAGCCGTACGGGCCGCCGCAAAATCACCCCGGGTTCGAACTCCTTCGTGCCTCCCGTCGCCGGGTTCATCATCGCCTCCGAGGTCATCAAAGACCTGACGGACGGTTTGCGCCTCGACCAGGCCGGCGTGTAA
- a CDS encoding HIRAN domain-containing protein, which translates to MYGGPFDFNDNGRMDPFEASVGHHVIFDVFGTEGGSDDDAWTTSSRTKPKASSQRKSALDAWLNSSDDDGFNRATDSWNDVLESEYPWTSEPSAASSWCDTIDDEDGDSEDPWAADNDEDEDLYFHTYVAGTKFDNHDVAWSHAEFTYGLEIDLVREPNNEYDPNAIAVYADGLHGGYVPADVASTLADLMDSGWEATASNVRISVDDDREGPYRVRLDIRAHNPCA; encoded by the coding sequence ATGTACGGCGGACCGTTCGATTTCAACGACAATGGGCGCATGGACCCCTTCGAAGCGTCCGTCGGCCACCACGTGATATTCGACGTGTTCGGAACAGAGGGCGGTTCGGACGACGATGCTTGGACGACTTCCTCACGGACGAAGCCGAAGGCGTCGTCGCAGCGCAAGTCCGCGTTGGATGCGTGGCTGAATTCATCTGACGACGATGGTTTCAACCGGGCCACGGATTCTTGGAACGATGTACTTGAAAGCGAGTATCCCTGGACCAGCGAGCCGTCGGCAGCAAGCAGCTGGTGTGACACCATCGATGACGAAGACGGCGATAGCGAAGACCCTTGGGCCGCGGACAATGACGAAGACGAGGATCTGTATTTCCATACGTATGTGGCCGGCACGAAGTTCGACAACCACGACGTGGCCTGGTCGCATGCCGAATTCACCTACGGACTCGAAATCGACCTGGTCAGGGAGCCGAATAACGAATACGACCCGAACGCCATAGCCGTATACGCCGACGGGCTGCATGGCGGATATGTACCGGCCGATGTGGCGTCTACGCTGGCCGACTTGATGGACAGCGGATGGGAGGCAACGGCGAGCAACGTCCGCATCTCCGTCGACGACGACCGCGAGGGCCCGTACCGCGTTCGGCTGGACATTCGCGCTCACAACCCGTGCGCTTAG
- a CDS encoding TIGR02452 family protein, with amino-acid sequence MPTKEERAKQAAKHLAFVNTVFASDTAASIEATVVYEDGDGRELAVPEPRFEATATDATTDFTVTALFKAQGKVAVVDPCAFTKPGGNYVEGAFGPEQVLCADSNLYPILCGLKETYHDANRDYWSGQLFTDRALWIPDVKFTRSGDLRTAGIVAVPAPNRTRALENHRSAAECDQAIKTRIETIMRVAAANGVDTLICNAFGCGFNGNDDTVVAQLFRDWIDAHQGVFENVIFAVPRANFAAFDALFAAPEIEEPVYVPTDEEDEDDFDIYSIELPEGITLR; translated from the coding sequence ATGCCCACAAAAGAAGAGCGCGCGAAGCAGGCTGCCAAGCACCTTGCCTTCGTCAACACCGTATTCGCCAGCGACACTGCCGCAAGCATCGAAGCGACCGTCGTCTACGAGGACGGTGACGGACGCGAACTGGCCGTTCCCGAACCCCGCTTCGAGGCCACCGCGACAGACGCCACCACCGACTTCACGGTAACGGCCCTGTTCAAGGCCCAGGGCAAGGTAGCCGTGGTCGACCCCTGCGCCTTCACCAAGCCCGGCGGCAATTACGTCGAAGGCGCCTTCGGTCCTGAACAGGTGCTTTGTGCCGACAGCAACCTTTACCCCATCCTGTGCGGCCTGAAAGAAACCTACCACGACGCCAACCGCGACTATTGGTCGGGGCAGCTGTTCACCGACCGGGCCCTGTGGATTCCCGACGTCAAGTTCACCCGCTCGGGCGACCTGCGCACCGCCGGCATCGTGGCTGTTCCTGCACCCAACCGCACCCGTGCCCTTGAAAATCACCGCTCCGCTGCCGAATGCGACCAGGCCATCAAGACCCGCATCGAAACCATCATGCGCGTCGCCGCTGCAAACGGCGTCGACACCCTTATCTGCAACGCTTTCGGCTGCGGCTTCAACGGCAACGACGACACGGTCGTCGCCCAGCTGTTCCGCGACTGGATCGACGCCCACCAGGGCGTTTTCGAAAATGTGATCTTCGCCGTACCCCGCGCGAACTTCGCCGCATTCGACGCGCTGTTCGCAGCCCCCGAAATCGAAGAACCCGTTTACGTTCCCACCGACGAGGAGGACGAGGACGACTTCGACATCTACAGCATCGAGCTGCCCGAAGGCATCACGCTGCGCTAG
- a CDS encoding nucleoid-associated protein, whose protein sequence is MKINHAILHVFDFISCVNVFATEEVNLEDKSAKSYISKHANKALNSLDNKHGVFYEDSMFAEELQAYAQGQRSFMDMSRKIADYLADELGRQQKADSTDLLIVDFEVPVNGNQGGEATDEEVDASFEGQAMRYFAILLLDSKQAYMHEVGRGDGGRNDIARHFAILPSPSQKVQSYAVIDLMTGGVTLSDKKRLIAGEERFLLADGLLQCSMEASSKEAFSAVADVVETVANEYGANSALALSRAKAYAAEVAFDDGDFDLDELGREVFDGRSDMMGRFDEYAAEEHLSGKMKLDKAAVQRFTKNHKIRTDTGIEITFPAEYGRNPDFIEFISEPDGRISISLKNIGYIENR, encoded by the coding sequence ATGAAGATCAACCACGCCATCCTGCATGTTTTCGACTTCATCTCCTGCGTCAACGTATTCGCCACCGAAGAGGTGAACTTGGAAGACAAAAGCGCGAAAAGCTACATTTCGAAACATGCGAACAAGGCTCTGAACAGCCTGGACAACAAGCATGGCGTGTTTTACGAGGACAGCATGTTCGCCGAGGAGCTGCAGGCGTACGCCCAAGGGCAGCGCAGTTTCATGGACATGTCCCGCAAGATTGCAGACTATCTGGCCGACGAGCTGGGCCGTCAGCAGAAAGCCGACTCCACCGACCTGCTCATCGTCGATTTCGAGGTGCCTGTCAACGGCAACCAAGGCGGCGAAGCCACCGACGAAGAGGTGGACGCATCCTTCGAAGGCCAGGCCATGCGCTATTTCGCCATCCTGCTGCTGGACAGCAAGCAGGCCTACATGCATGAGGTGGGCCGCGGAGACGGCGGCCGCAACGACATCGCCCGCCACTTCGCCATCCTGCCGAGCCCCTCGCAGAAGGTGCAGTCCTACGCCGTGATCGACCTGATGACCGGCGGCGTAACTTTGTCCGACAAGAAACGCCTGATTGCCGGCGAAGAGCGCTTCCTCCTGGCGGACGGCCTGCTGCAGTGCTCCATGGAGGCGTCCAGCAAGGAGGCCTTCTCCGCAGTGGCCGACGTGGTGGAAACCGTGGCCAACGAATACGGCGCCAACAGTGCTTTGGCGCTTTCCAGGGCGAAGGCGTACGCTGCCGAAGTGGCCTTCGACGACGGGGACTTCGATTTGGACGAACTGGGCCGCGAAGTGTTCGACGGCCGCAGCGACATGATGGGGCGCTTCGACGAATACGCCGCCGAGGAGCACCTTTCCGGAAAGATGAAACTGGACAAGGCCGCCGTGCAGCGCTTCACCAAGAACCACAAGATTCGCACCGACACGGGCATCGAGATCACCTTCCCCGCAGAATACGGGCGCAACCCCGACTTCATCGAGTTCATCAGCGAGCCTGACGGGCGCATTTCCATCTCGTTGAAGAACATCGGCTACATCGAGAACCGCTAG
- a CDS encoding Mbeg1-like protein, translating to MQTILDYLDWRGDLSFTTSPFNEVDNLILSELVYLELDGIVGGLESDDFPTLAQTQKELERRGVKPSSPINNPHILASKAAETDRYRDVRLAWYQSNVDAARQVQYGAVTFFLPDGTVYVAFRGTDSTIVGWREDFNLWYSDSTPGQDHALAYLDAVAGKTQGDLTVGGHSKGGNLAIYAAAFGPYRVRERVRVVYSNDGPGFNKKIIATPQYHAVLPKVRHIIPESSLIGILMANTPIKTIVKSTASGVQQHDPYTWAVLGTSFELADELSSISLFANDTFNRWFTTMDEDSRRTVVNAVFDSWEASGATTVSEFRSMNPSAYAAILKNVADLDADTKREVMDSVGKLFEAGARTFAEGAKNRTKAALEQHVASRIQTSRVQMPALEHQRPQS from the coding sequence ATGCAGACGATTCTCGACTATCTTGATTGGCGCGGCGACCTGTCGTTCACGACCAGCCCCTTCAACGAGGTGGACAACCTGATCCTGTCCGAGCTCGTCTACCTCGAGCTTGACGGCATCGTCGGCGGGCTGGAATCGGACGACTTCCCCACCTTGGCCCAAACCCAGAAGGAACTCGAGCGCCGCGGCGTCAAGCCGTCGTCGCCGATCAACAACCCGCACATCCTGGCGAGCAAGGCCGCCGAAACCGACCGGTACCGCGACGTGCGGCTGGCCTGGTACCAGTCGAACGTCGATGCCGCGCGCCAGGTCCAATACGGCGCCGTCACCTTCTTCCTTCCGGACGGCACCGTCTACGTGGCGTTCCGTGGAACGGACAGCACCATTGTCGGCTGGCGTGAGGACTTCAACCTGTGGTATTCCGACTCCACCCCAGGTCAGGACCACGCTCTCGCCTACCTGGATGCCGTTGCCGGCAAAACCCAGGGCGACTTGACGGTGGGCGGCCACTCCAAAGGCGGCAACCTGGCCATATACGCCGCAGCCTTCGGCCCCTACCGGGTGCGCGAACGCGTCCGCGTCGTCTACTCCAACGACGGGCCCGGGTTCAACAAGAAGATCATCGCCACACCCCAGTACCACGCGGTGCTGCCGAAGGTGCGCCACATCATTCCCGAATCGTCGCTCATCGGCATCCTCATGGCGAACACCCCGATAAAGACCATCGTCAAAAGCACGGCGTCCGGCGTCCAGCAGCACGACCCGTACACCTGGGCTGTGCTGGGAACCTCTTTCGAACTGGCCGACGAACTGTCTAGCATAAGCCTGTTCGCCAACGACACCTTCAACCGTTGGTTCACCACCATGGATGAGGACAGCCGACGCACCGTGGTGAACGCGGTGTTCGATTCGTGGGAGGCATCCGGCGCGACCACCGTGTCGGAGTTCAGAAGCATGAACCCTTCTGCATATGCGGCCATCCTGAAAAACGTTGCGGACCTGGACGCGGACACCAAACGCGAGGTGATGGACTCCGTAGGCAAGCTTTTCGAAGCCGGCGCCAGGACGTTTGCCGAGGGAGCGAAAAACCGCACCAAGGCAGCGCTGGAGCAGCATGTGGCCTCGCGCATCCAGACGAGCCGCGTGCAAATGCCCGCGCTTGAGCACCAGCGCCCGCAATCCTGA